One genomic window of Motacilla alba alba isolate MOTALB_02 chromosome 1, Motacilla_alba_V1.0_pri, whole genome shotgun sequence includes the following:
- the LOC119708682 gene encoding G-protein coupled receptor 183-like gives MALVEDVLLLTNLTSSNQSSCNVHNHHFSTKVIFSLFYIFLLLFGACGNVLALCITFQRRKKKLNSTDLYLVNLALSDALFTLALPGRITYYILESDWPFGDWFCRITAFIFYMNTYVSIYFMTCVSVDRYVAVVRTRHPGRIRKMSRARGICVLIWSLVFLQTAPLLLRPMTRRMGDKLTCMEYFNFEEIPNLPYLLLAACMLGFFLPVGIILVCYVRINLKLCQTAKENPLTVKNGHHHRAFTVILVVLLAVLLCFSPYHLNIVQFMVRKILYQPSCREQQAFKMSLQVTVAFMNLNCCIDPIIYFFAFRGYKRRLLRIFRNSGSLATSSTAKTPSESNSNSQPPGSSSV, from the coding sequence ATGGCTCTTGTGGAGGACGTGCTCCTGCTCACCAACCTCACCTCCAGCAACCAGAGCAGCTGCAACGTGCACAACCACCACTTCTCAACCAAAGTCATCTTCTCCCTTTTCTACATCTTCCTGCTGTTGTTCGGTGCCTGTGGCAATGTCCTGGCCCTCTGTATCACCTTCCAGCGCAGGAAGAAGAAACTCAACTCCACCGACCTCTACCTGGTGAACCTGGCGCTCTCCGATGCCCTCTTCACCCTGGCACTGCCGGGCAGGATCACCTACTACATCCTGGAGTCTGACTGGCCCTTTGGGGACTGGTTCTGCCGCatcacagcttttattttctacatGAACACCTATGTGAGCATCTACTTCATGACCTGCGTGAGCGTGGACCGCTACGTGGCCGTGGTACGCACCAGGCACCCCGGCAGGATTCGGAAGATGAGCCGTGCCAGGGGCATCTGTGTCCTCATCTGGTCCTTGGTGTTCCTGCAGACGGCTCCGCTGCTCCTGCGGCCCATGACGCGAAGGATGGGAGACAAGCTGACCTGCATGGAGTACTTCAACTTCGAGGAAATTCCCAATCTGCCCTACCTGCTCCTGGCGGCCTGCATGCTTGGCTTCTTCCTGCCTGTGGGCATCATCTTGGTGTGCTATGTGAGGATCAACCTCAAGCTCTGCCAGACGGCCAAGGAGAACCCGCTGACAGTGAAGAACGGGCACCACCACCGGGCCTTCACTGTCATCCTGGTGGTTCTGCTggctgtcctgctctgcttcagTCCCTACCACCTCAACATTGTCCAGTTCATGGTCAGGAAGATCCTCTACCAGCCATCCTGCCGTGAGCAGCAAGCCTTCAAGATGTCCCTGCAAGTCACTGTGGCGTTCATGAACCTCAACTGCTGCATCGACCCCATCATCTACTTCTTTGCCTTCCGGGGCTACAAGCGGAGGCTGCTCCGCATCTTCAGGAACAGCGGCTCCCTGGCCACCTCCTCCACCGCCAAGACCCCCTCGGAGAGCAACAGCAACAGCCAGCCGCCCGGCTCCAGCTCCGTCTAG